A window of Scophthalmus maximus strain ysfricsl-2021 chromosome 4, ASM2237912v1, whole genome shotgun sequence genomic DNA:
GGGGTCAAACACATATTTCCTTTATGAAATCCAGGAATCCTCGCCCCCAGACCATGTGTGAATGAGGGGCAAGATGATAAGAtttttagaaataaacaaaaaagtaggcattgttaagtgtgtgtgtggcttatGGCCTCTGTGTTGTTATTGCAGGAGTTGGGTTTGACAGGGAAGCCAGTGCTCGTTGCTCTCTAGTCCATTCCCAGTCGGTTctacagaggagaaggaagctcaggaggaggaagactaTCACAGGAATACCCAAAAGAGTACATCAGGACATGGGTATGTTATAGAGCACACCTGCTCATTGATAGAACATTTGGGATTACTTTATTGTGTGGGTCTTCATCTTGTAACTTTCCCTCATATTTATCCTCATCCTATAAAGAAAAGGTTTCCTTATGATTTTCAGACACGCAACATGCTTTGTCTCTTTGCATTCAGACTCAGATGAATCACCCGTAGCAAGAGAGCGCACAGTGATCGTCCATGCCAACCCGcaccaactctctctctgtcaggaaGATCTCTCAATCAGTGGTCGTCTCCATCACACTCGTGACTCTGGGTGCCAGACAGATGATTTCCTTATAGCATGTACgtttctgaaaatgaacaaGTACATTAGGTTCTATTTGCAGCTTCTTTGAGTCTTTCCGGCTCCAATATTTGTTCAAACAAGGATGAGGAGTTCccaaaaatcaattaaatggcaaaatgtttgactttgcAGTGATTGCTGCAATGATTTGTAGGATAATGTTTGGATCCACTCCTCAGATAGCAGCCACTGCTAAGTATCAACAGGACAACCATCTCAAGGCTACCACTATTATCAAATTGCTTTCATCCTCAAACAATATCCATCAAACTGGAattcaaataatgttttttatggCAACTTAGTATAGTCCACATGGTCAACATCCACTGGAATAAAAAATGgctccctctgttctcctctctcttctgtccttttCGTCTTCAGGTACAGCTGCTCCCTCCAGAAGGCGCATCAGAGCGCAACGTGGCCATCAGGGAATCCCTGCCTCACTTTCCCATTCAACAGGCAACATCTCTTCCTTGGGTGACCAGTCAGATTCCACATATACTTGTGCTTCAACCCATGGTGGACGATTGCGCTCTCGCAGCCTTCCAAGAGAGGGTGGACGTCTGATGGacagtgatgaggatgatgatgatgatgatgatgatgatgacgacaattatgatgatgatgatgacgaagatGAGGAGTTGTCCCCATATGAAGCAGAGGACTTTATTCCATCTGGCCCTAGTCCAagaatgaagatgatgatgatgaaagatgaggaggagagcacAGATGACCAGGCAGCTCCTGAGCCACTGCAACTTGGGAGCCTAAAAAGGTTGCAGCGATCTGGGGAAaggggtggtggaggagggagccCAGAGCATTGCTGGATGGAGAGGGGCCGTTCTCGCTTGCCCCGCAAAGCTGACATGGGCAGCTGTGAAATCTCATCAAGTTCAGATACTTTCAGCAGCCCTATTCACTCAGTGTCTACAACAGGAGTTCTGGGCAGCCATGTGGACCATAAGGAAGACCACCAGTCGTCAAGTGGGAACTGGAGTGGTTCCAGCTCCACCTGTCCCTCTCAGACATCTGAAACCATCCCACCGCCCTCTTCTCCACCACTGACAGGCTCATCGCACTGCGACTCAGAGCTTTCACTCAACACTGTGCCCATTGCCATTGATGAGGGATTTTCCTTGGATCCCTTGTACCACTCTGACCTTAGACCCCAGGGCCAGGGCCACAGGTCAAGCTCTTTCACATCATCAGCCACAGACCAGTTGGATGATGCAGGGGTCAGTACGGCAAGTGAGGGGGAGTGGACATACCCTCCAGACCAAGACCAGACTGATCCAGACCAAGACCCTGATCACACCCAAAACCTGAGGCAGAACCATGGGTTAGCCCAGGAATACAGCTCAAAACAAGGTCACGAAGACCAAACCTGTTTTAGTGACAACAAAACCAGCAACACTGAAAAAGAGCCTGGCTCTCATTACACATCTGACACAGAGGGATTCTACTCCTCATCTGTGCATTTTGGGGAGTGTAAACAGAGTTACAGAGGATACATGTATAACTATGCAGACCCAGGACCTGACTGCAGTCAATCCAACACTGTGGCAGCAACACTATCCCATGGAATTTATCTCCGGCCCTCAGCTGACTTCAGAGCAGGCACTATGACCCTGGGGAGGATCTGTCGTCCACTAAGGAAACCGAAAGTCAAACCCCCACCGCCCAAACGGACGTCTTCGCTTAAGGAGACCGGTAGTAGTGTTGATGTTGGAACGGATACACAGGCAGATCAAGATCTACCAAAGACAGTTAGTGAACAAGAGCTTACCTTGTCTTCCACAGATATGAAGCTGGAACTGGAGCTAGAGCTTGGAGGTGCTCCAGAACCATTACAGACTTCTTGTCTAGTGGCAGAGCCTTTAGGAACTTGGGGAATGGGACTGGGTGAAACTGTTGACATAGTAGAGCCCATGTCCTTCAGCTCTGCAGATACACACTCATTTAAGGATGAAGGTGCTGTCCAATCTGACTATGCAGACCTGTGGCTTCACAACAGTGAGCTGAAGACCAACAATGGTGAGTACACATCTATGTCCAACTCAAGCACAGCCACAGGCACTACTGTCATGGAGTGTATCAAGTCACCCgacagctcttcctcctccacagaaaCCCAAACCCAGGCCCATGGCCATACTTCAGAAACCAGGGCAACTAGCCCCCCTCTCCCACCTGGAGACTTCAAACTTGGGTCACCTGAGAAGTTGGCCGGGCTGGCCTCGCCATCAAGTGGTtattccagccaatcagagactCCAACCTCAACCTTGCCATCATCTTCTGCAGCATTCTTCCCAGGACCTCTATCTCCCTCCACTGGCAAAAGAAAGCCCAAAGTGCCAGAGAGgaagtcttctctctcttccctccagcACTTCCCCAGAGATGGAGTTTCCATTTCCTCTAGCTATAAGAGAGACCCGGACtttccacctccaccatctcAACTTGATCTCAATGTTCTTCAGGGTGGCTTTGTCAGACACACGCTATCCCATCGGAcacaccacatgcacacactccacCACAGCAAACACAGAGTTGCAAATGCATTAACAACTGGAACAAAGTTTTTGGCCCCTGAGACATCAAATACCAACCCGACGCCAAGTTCCAACTCTGCTTCAATAATTACTAGCTCCAATCTATTCGTGATAACTCCATCTGCTCTTCGTTCAGTGCAGCTCCATTCTGTTAGTCAATCTAGATATAGGGCTACCACTGCAGACCAGGAAACAGCAACTGGACTAGTGACTGCTACTAGACCAAAATGTCCTCCTAGTGGATCTACTCTGGCTCCACCACCTATTAACACTAGGCCTCTCCCTCCTCGTAGACCACCTCCCAGACCCCCAGCTCATGACCACACCTCCTCCCCTGAACATTCACAACCACCTCCCCCTGGCCGGCACCCTGATGGGCCTCCATCCTATGAAAGCCTTCTGCTCAGACAGGACCGCTATGGACCTGGAACTTTCTGGGCTATGACGGCCTTCAGAACTCGGATGGACCCATCATCAGAACTGTCTGAAGACAGCTCACCTTTGCATCGACCTGTGCCACGTGCTCCCCACCCTTCACCTGTGGAtctacacacacatatccactcacacacagagttcagaGGGCTCACACACTCAAGTCATGCACATTCCGAGTTCAGGGTTTTGGGGGAGCGTTCATTCtcccaggatgatgatgatgatgaagatgaggaggaggaagaggaagagcaggtgaAAGACCTGCCGAGGGCTGCATGTTCCAGAGGAGGGATGCGATTGGACCACCCTCCACCCCCAGCGTACGAGTTTGCTGGAGGATCCCACTCAGACTCAGGGCCCTGGGCTAGTCCAGTCAAAGTGCCTGGAACCACAATGGAAACATCGCATCCTTACCTAATCAGCGATGCAAGGAAAAGAGGACAAAtagagagggaagaaggggaCGAATTGACATCAGGTGCTACCAGAAGTgcccatcagcagcagccacaggAGAGCAAAGACGACTCCACTACTCCTGACACAGAAGATTACTTTAGTAAAGGTAAGCttttacacaaaatgaatgacaaGAAGTAATACTCTTTCGGAAAAGCACGGTAACAAGCGtctattcattttttctaaaaacttttatttctcacTGATTGTATATTAAATGATCAGACAACCAGATGACATGTTATAGGGATATTGTGTGCTGCAGATTCAACACCCAGTGATAATTCGCTCTCCCCTCTGACGGAAGACTCCAAAGtggatgatgacatcatcacgtccCCCAACAAGACCCGTACAACTGAAGACCTGTTTGCCATGATACACAGGTGTGGAGAATTTTACATTGCGTTCAGTCTCCTTGATTCACAGACTACGATGTGTGTTCTACATGCAATGTATCTATTTGTAAGATTTTAGTGATGATCCAGCTATTtcaaagtttcttttttaacttgtgATCTATGTTATTCTATAGACCACTGTCTAAATCTTGCTTAACATTATAACCTGATATACCCATTCAGATCTAAAAGAAAGGTCCTGGGCCGTAAAGATTCAGGAGACTTAAACGTGAAGTCTCGTCTCTGCCCTGCAGCAACAGTTACACCTGGCAATGTCTCCACCATCATTATCCCGCCAGCCCCTCCTCTTAACATCCCAGCCACCTTAGCCACTGCTGCCGGGTCACAACGAGCCCCTGTGCCAATCTACCGCAGCGCCAAGAAATCCACCACATCCAACGAGGAGTTTAAACTCCTGTTGCTGAAGAAAGGTAGCAGGTCTGATTCCAGCTATCGCATGTCAGCAACAGAGATTCTGAAGAGCCCTATCACCCCTAAAATGCCAGGGGAGTCCCTTCAAGAGGGACCATTGAGACAGCCGGAGGAGCCCCCCACTACACTCCTAGAAGCCCCTATTTCTAGCATGGACCCAATCCAGATACCAGGTCTTTTTCCCAGGGCCAACGCTGAGAGTTTTACCCCCAAAACCCTGCCTCTGTCAGCTGCATCTCGACAGGGTCGTTCTCGGATCCCCCCTGTAGCCAACAGCAGTCGCTACAGTACACGCAGCCGCCTCTACACCGCCCCCATGCAAGCCATTTCTGAAGGGGAGACTGAGAATTCAGATGGGAGCCCCCATGATGATAGATCATCCTAAAACATCCCCAATGCGAGATGTCGTCTGTTCTTAGCTGTGTCCTACATTTGAAATGGGCCCTTGGAATTTTCTAATCTTGGATAGGTGTGTCAACAAGGCCAATAGTGTAATTCTTGTGACACGCAAATATGTTCATGtttaagttttttctttttgttttggatcTAATATTCTATTTTAGGGTGTCAGGCAGAGGGTTGTGAGACACTAAATCAGCTTTGGGAAAATATCTAAATACTGTACCATCAAAACAATCACTCCCTCATAGTTAAGAAGACCTGTTTTGATTgaaccttttttaaataaaaaggtcCTAAATGTTTAGTAAATAATGATGAAAGAAATGTTGTGGAATACAAACAACATGCGTGTGCATGAGCAAGCACATGCAACATCCACTGATATTTCTACTTCTTGTGTtttgaatggtgtgtgtgtgtgtgtgtgtgtgtgtgtgtgtgtgtgtgtgtgtgtgtgtgtgtgtgcgtgtgtgtgtggaactgcTTTCTTAttggaattttaaaaatcctctgaAATTTAATAGTCTTTGAACTTTTGGTGGCCAAAGCATCGGCCTGAATTCCCAGAGTCTATATGTCTAATATTCCTGCCAACAAGCAAGGGTTGTTTCATTGTGAACGTTACTAACAACATCTCAACACAGCATCAAACTTATCTATTATATTTCCATCTGCAGACCTAGCATTAAGAATATATCACACAGAGCCAATCATATATTTCTTCGCATAAATTATATCCAAAAAGATAACGTGATGcatgtatttttataaaattgCGCCTCAGAACATGATGATGACGTTTCACCATGTTGCATGACTCTATATGGAAACATCCCCAGGATcctggttttgacatttttgtggtTCCGTTGTATTTTAAGAATAATTAATCCTTCACTGTGAAAGGTTTGGTGAAATTTGTAGCCCATTTCCAGTGATCTAAATTGATTTGTCTTGGACACAAGTTTCAAACAAGGAGCAAGGGCTTGCACCTAGATGGAGCCCATTTATCTAAGATATTGGCAAATTTTGGACAATCGCACAGTGGCCTTTCTCTACTAGAGGTTGTTGCAAGCAGGGCATTTATAAGTCTCTGCACATATACAAGGACCCTCGCCATGTTCCACCAGAATTCAATCACTTACTCATTTAAACCTAACATTGAAATCTAGTATAATTAGACTGATTAAAGCTTTTCCAGCTGCTGGACAGTCTCGCTGTGCTTCACTTGAAGTGGATAAGGTGCATTTCAAAGCAGTTTTAATAATACCATTGAGTGGAGACGGTAAAAATGCTTTAGAAGGTCCTCAATCGGATTTACGAGAGGTTAAATTTGGAAAGATTTCCAAGAACAAACCTCACTTTTGCACTTCATGATTCTTCAAGAATAttccttgaaaaaaatatatcttataCTGAAATTGCATATGTATATTTGTACTGAATATAAAAAAGTCATATCTATATAAAACAACAAGCAGAAATTTTTTAGGGAATGAACCTGAGTGTAGCAAAGAAGAACAGGTTTCACTGACATTACACGTGAATCTTAACAATGTACACTGTTCTCCTTTCCTTGTTGCCTCTCCTTCATTTGCACTGACCCAGTAGCAATAGACAGGTGAAAGCTCAACCTAGTGGCTGGTACGCCATTTGTCTTACCCTTGTCTAAATTCAATTACAAAATCTGAGAGAGTGGAGACAAGAGGAGTAAAGGACTATATACCACCAATATTTAAAAGAGAGCATACAATGCATTGCTGCTTTCTTATCTATCCAACACAGGGattacagtttgtaaaaaaatctcATACTTCAAATAAATTGTACACATGTATTCCAGTGTGTTCCTGAAGCAAACCATCATCGGTGGAAAAGCTGAACTCTCACCTGCCTaccacagcaaacacaacacatataCTTCTTACATTCAGAGACCGTACTTCAATAGAAACCATTCACTGTATTCTGTGAATACCTCAGCAAGCATATTACTGTTTTATTGTAAATgctatagatagatagacagatagatagatagaacaaaaacacaactgtttGATACTCAGAGAATCTGAATTGCAGAACTGACACTGTGTAACATGGAGAGAGTACAAAGCTGTGAACTGATTATAAGAATTTTACATTCATCATACCCATATTGCTGACGCGCACTTGTTCCTACTCATTGTTTTATATGTTGTGTTTTCTATCGCATGCaataagtaaagaaaataaagaagaaaaggatTCCACcgtatcattatttttatctGAGGGATGTCTCCATAACACAAGAAAAGATTTTGTATTTTCCATTCAAATGTCAAGTTCAATAGTGTGTTCTATAGATGTACAAACTGTCTGGCTTATTCTGTTCTGTATAGTCGTGATCACAAACAGGGGTTTATCTTGTACTGTATATCTACTCACTGGACAATCATATGTATAAGAGACTGTAAAGAAAATGATACTGAATCTGTCGGGAAAGAGAACATTTTTGGTGCTGTTCCTCTTATTGCTGGAGCTGTGGATGTTTGGGAGTGGGAGAAATATTTTCAAGGAGAAAATGCTGATTGAATTTGATGTGCATATCTGGACAAGCCGCTTTGTATAAAATaagagaacataaaaaaaactactttgatCTGATCAGAAAGTCATCGTATTTACTTTTGACTCATAACAGAATTATTTTATTCCCTCAAAGCATTACTACTGAACAACTAAAATAAATCTGTAGAGTTGATACAGTATTATATGAAAAATTGCAATGTGACTGTCAAATGTCATTCAAAAAAGGTTAAACACTAAAGTATTTaacaaaatgtgtgatttttccGTACTGTACCTGTGCTGGCAGGGATGCTATGGAGGTACTTCAAGACTGTTTCCTTAAGTTGTAAAAGCAGTGGATAAATGATTGAAGTGatttcaatttgatttgaaagaCAAACTATGGTTGCCATGCAAACACTAGCTTAGCATGCATTTAGTCCTCTCAAAGCTCAGTCCTCAGCAGCTTGGgtatattaaaagaaaaagaagaatctaTATCCTTAGTtcgaaatagattttttttcttccccaaacAAAAGCGTCACAATTCTGCCCTAAAGGGAAGTGTGACAACAACCACTTGATATTTTTTCTAAAGGTGTACAGTATGGAATAACACCTAACAGACTTTAGAAAATGTGACAGagaacaggaaaacacagacattgcAGACAAAGTGTGACTATTTAAAAGAAGATCCGTGTTTAAAAACTAGCTAGGACTTCAAGagatttgaatcatttttgtatttttgtataaacCTGTAAATacgtttttaaagaaaaaaaaacttgcaaattctttcttttgtaaaataaaccaataaaagattaaaaaaaaaagttttttttccaaagtttaCATGATTATTTCCAAGcctttgtatatatattttggagCTGTGCATCACCTTTagtcttgtatttatttttttggggggttacaACATTGTGAAATATTCCATTATTCTATATCTAATTCATTTTAACAGCTCACCAGGCTGCTTAGTAACtgtgcatagaaaaaaaaagccaataaatGTGATTGCATTGAAAAATGGTCTTTTTGTGTGACATTGTCATTTTCACCATATAAGAACAAGTGCACCTACACGATATCTCCATTAGATGGCAGTGTTTTCGTGTCAACTCTGATTAAAGTCATAGTGAAGAGGACCTGAAACATGACTTGAACTCAAATTCTCTGTGacattcaaaacattaaaattacCATTTTGATCGACAGTTTGAACCTGGTAAACTCATGGAGAAAATTAACAGAATTTGGCAGGACTGGGGCTGTGCATTAGATTTGCAAAGATTTGGACTATTTGAAGcattttggaaaagaaaaatgtcaaatgccaATGCATGATATACAACATATGCAATACCCGAGCAGTTTGACAAATTCAACGGCCTACACACAagcttttttcaaattcagtcaCTGACATTTCATATTGCATTATGTGATGGAAGCTTGAACCCCCTCATTAATTAAAGTTCTAAGAATTACAACAATATAAAAGTTAAGTGTTTATAGTGTTAAAAGCAACTTAAAAGGAACTCTCAAGTGGTAAAATAATTGATCACATGTATGTACAGAACATTCTGCTGCTGGTAAATGGGGTTTTGTCAGAGAAGTCACATAACAAGGGCAAGTTAGAACAACACGGACAGGTGCAGGCAGTAAATGGACATGTATCGATCCTGTGCTCAGACTTGAGTTGTGGGTGATTACTCACAGACATTTCAGTAGCCTACCTGAGTTGCCTCTGTGTATCTGCCCTCTGCTGCAGCCCGGGCCTACGAAGCAGGAAGtgcggttatcgaggtaacttcaggtgtAGCTCTGGATTTTCAGTCCTACGAAGGTGGTTGACTTGTTACCAAGGTAAAACACTGTGGTACTTTGTGCTGAACGGCCAACCTGCTCcggcctgggacccagacgaatttCGGgcagctcatttaaatttgaactgCCGCGGTTTGGTTCCCCTCCACTAGGAAGTGATTCCCCCCGCAAAAAAACGTACccgtccaatcacagccgattATCTTATAATGGGCGGGGTTAAGACTGTGACGCACAGGGAAGCGACGTTTGTATgcaaccaaggctgccgctgccCACGGCAGTGTTCAAGCCAACGCTCCCGATTTTCCCCGGGAGATTCCCGTTTTCACTACCCTCTCCCGTTTTCCTCCCGCGCTCAAAATTCTCCCGCATTTCTGCCGATTTCTGGCATCCATGTCCGCGCCGGCAGTGGGCAGTAGTGCAACACTAAGGATGCAAGCTGCCGTTAAATCCCagggaagaagacgaagaagaagaagaagaagaagaagaagaagaagaagaagaagaagaagaagaagaagaagaagaaggtgcgCCGAGTGGGAAATAAAACCgtggtgaagttagttttaagttggaCATTCAACGGATATTCACTCCGGTCCCAGCCGCCtatccaacttaaaactaacttcacagCGGCGAAGGGGGAATGGAgacgaaaagagaaaaagatacATGCACATTCATCAATTTATTGTAAGCGCAGTTGCCGATTGTAACGGACCCACACCGAGATGTTCCCTCAAGGACGGTGCTACGGGCTGCAAGGCAAAGCACTTTTAACTACAGTAAGCActaaaagatgaaataaaagtatttaacattaaaatgctgttgcagtgtattcattttttttgtttaattttcaaTCTTTTGAATTGGCCAGAATACAGGAATCAATGTCAATGTATTTTTGTGAGTAACATTAAAAGTTTCTTTTAACTAACAAAGTAATAAGAAGTCTCATTCAAGTTACTCCATAATTTTTACCCTGTTAAGCATTTTTATGCACAAGATTAAGAGTGACATCAATGtaaattgttttttctgtgaatcATGTACAGAAACTATTTCCCATTTAATCTGGTCTTGtgaatatacaaacacaaattgtGGAAAAATGTGATTACCTTCATGgttaacaacattttttctggCAGTACTTTTTATTATAGAGAGATATATTATTTGGTTACAACAAGCACAGTAATAAGGATGACAAAGCATTTTCCCTGATCCTACTTATTGCCAAATTCCACATCCACAAACGTAAATTCactaacaaaaatgtatttatatatgttcaTGAAGGAAATGGAGCAGCACATCGCAGCAATTTCACCTGTATAGAACAAAAAAGCTGTGAAAAAACATCCATTCTGTTTctttgaaataaagaaacagggggaaaaagcaaGGCTGCCGCTAAGACTGTGCATATATATTCAGCACGACTGATATTGGAacttgttattattcatttaattagTTGTCGCGGTTtgtatgtgtctttgtgttataTGTATGTGCAAATGTCCTTAATTAAGTTATTGAAATTCTTGAGATTATTATATTTGAGATTCTCTATAcactctagtctgttgacattttttgtagCCTGCTTCACAACCACGAAACAACTCATTCCTGAAGAATCTAAAAGACGAGTCATAATGAGCCTGATTATCCTGAGTGCTGCTGGTGAGCTATTTGAACTCGCTGATCTTTTGAACAATGATTCCCTTTGGACTGTCACTTTCCCTGAATGAGACATCTATGATCCTTTGACTCCCCCGCCCCCATGTACGGGGTCCCCCTAAATTGACACAAATACACCCACATGCAACCCACCAAACCCAAAAATGCGTGAACTTCTTGTGCTGCTCTtggatgttcttttttcttctctttattgATGTCTTAATTGATTTTAATCATCTTACccattttatctttgttttctctACTTGTACTCAAATTTTTATCTATTCAAATAATAGgccagtggttcccaacctagAGTCTGcgagaaaaatatattttattctacacacaattctattattttttcagACTTCCTTTGCCTTTTACCTCATAAATTACCTATTTTTTCTGGCCTCTAGGAATAAAACAAGAATGGTCAATTTGGTCATAACTCACGAACATCTGCAACCAACAACTAAGATCGGTTACAAGGAGACATTGCTTTGTTTTAAGGGGTCACAAACCAAGGTTTCAAACGTTAAGATGAtgtaaacaaatgtttaattgcGTGAATACATATCAAACATTTAACGAACAGTTTTTTCGTTGAACTTACAGTAGAAAGttgtatgcatatatacacatgAAATGCTGCGGATCGACAGATGACAATGCTAAGGATGTAAAACAAATTCTAAGAGTCAACCCTCAACTAAAACCTGAGTTTCACATTAAAGCAAGACAGTTTCAAGTATCAACTTGTAACCACGACAGGAGAGCAGTGAAGAGTGAAATGCAGCTACAACAGACATGATTTGGTTGAAAATGGTTCTGAAATGTTCAGAAAATTTGTATTTCTGCCAGTGAAAACAGATAAATACTATTAGACATGTGAATAATTACTCTGGCACAACATAGCCCTGTAAGGAGTTATTTGAAGGGTGCAGACAAAAAGTATTTcaggcagaacaaaaaaaatggattacaCTTAAGCTTAATACAGGTTGATACACTTTGTTACAAtacaaaatgatatttaaaaaaaccccaaccttTTGGCTTGACTTTATACAAA
This region includes:
- the nhsb gene encoding Nance-Horan syndrome protein, translating into MPFAKRIVEPPLLCRHHIPNDEGLLFEDLCAISNVVLSRTLRQLSDLARHACSLFQELENDIINTNQRVWVLQNKIGQIQQTASALDPKKEAVPVSNLDIESKLSVHYQAPWHQQHNVFHPCTRPPCLEELHRNAQLSLRALHRDEQQRQRSTSRERNRVTISISVAPPMPTFPSPHSIRRQQRSRMARAQERAERERELEYQPRKERTVRETEIQTIQRKERRGREADVQTIQRKFECFYSLHPIESCIFIPWNRKATSTGEDEGVEVLGGHRSKPSAPSTQDKKTNWSKEKLSSSDQKITADSHSISSCIIPINVTGVGFDREASARCSLVHSQSVLQRRRKLRRRKTITGIPKRVHQDMDSDESPVARERTVIVHANPHQLSLCQEDLSISGRLHHTRDSGCQTDDFLIACTAAPSRRRIRAQRGHQGIPASLSHSTGNISSLGDQSDSTYTCASTHGGRLRSRSLPREGGRLMDSDEDDDDDDDDDDDNYDDDDDEDEELSPYEAEDFIPSGPSPRMKMMMMKDEEESTDDQAAPEPLQLGSLKRLQRSGERGGGGGSPEHCWMERGRSRLPRKADMGSCEISSSSDTFSSPIHSVSTTGVLGSHVDHKEDHQSSSGNWSGSSSTCPSQTSETIPPPSSPPLTGSSHCDSELSLNTVPIAIDEGFSLDPLYHSDLRPQGQGHRSSSFTSSATDQLDDAGVSTASEGEWTYPPDQDQTDPDQDPDHTQNLRQNHGLAQEYSSKQGHEDQTCFSDNKTSNTEKEPGSHYTSDTEGFYSSSVHFGECKQSYRGYMYNYADPGPDCSQSNTVAATLSHGIYLRPSADFRAGTMTLGRICRPLRKPKVKPPPPKRTSSLKETGSSVDVGTDTQADQDLPKTVSEQELTLSSTDMKLELELELGGAPEPLQTSCLVAEPLGTWGMGLGETVDIVEPMSFSSADTHSFKDEGAVQSDYADLWLHNSELKTNNGEYTSMSNSSTATGTTVMECIKSPDSSSSSTETQTQAHGHTSETRATSPPLPPGDFKLGSPEKLAGLASPSSGYSSQSETPTSTLPSSSAAFFPGPLSPSTGKRKPKVPERKSSLSSLQHFPRDGVSISSSYKRDPDFPPPPSQLDLNVLQGGFVRHTLSHRTHHMHTLHHSKHRVANALTTGTKFLAPETSNTNPTPSSNSASIITSSNLFVITPSALRSVQLHSVSQSRYRATTADQETATGLVTATRPKCPPSGSTLAPPPINTRPLPPRRPPPRPPAHDHTSSPEHSQPPPPGRHPDGPPSYESLLLRQDRYGPGTFWAMTAFRTRMDPSSELSEDSSPLHRPVPRAPHPSPVDLHTHIHSHTEFRGLTHSSHAHSEFRVLGERSFSQDDDDDEDEEEEEEEQVKDLPRAACSRGGMRLDHPPPPAYEFAGGSHSDSGPWASPVKVPGTTMETSHPYLISDARKRGQIEREEGDELTSGATRSAHQQQPQESKDDSTTPDTEDYFSKDSTPSDNSLSPLTEDSKVDDDIITSPNKTRTTEDLFAMIHRSKRKVLGRKDSGDLNVKSRLCPAATVTPGNVSTIIIPPAPPLNIPATLATAAGSQRAPVPIYRSAKKSTTSNEEFKLLLLKKGSRSDSSYRMSATEILKSPITPKMPGESLQEGPLRQPEEPPTTLLEAPISSMDPIQIPGLFPRANAESFTPKTLPLSAASRQGRSRIPPVANSSRYSTRSRLYTAPMQAISEGETENSDGSPHDDRSS